One window of Trichoderma breve strain T069 chromosome 3, whole genome shotgun sequence genomic DNA carries:
- a CDS encoding alpha/beta hydrolase fold domain-containing protein yields the protein MASFASLPANRKSTPAPFTVSVPEQQLSDFKTILKLSKIGPKTYENELTDGRFGISRDWLVQAKAEWENWDWRKCEDRINSFPNFTLPIKEGGDVFDIHFVALFSQKPDAIPLLCLHGWPGNFLEFYSILEILAQHYTPETLPYHIVVPSLPGYAFSSPPPLTRDFQLQNIASIMNTLMIELGFGNGYAVQGGDIGSKVSRVMAATFDTVKAIHINFCIMPEPEDIKDAQISDIEKEGLKRADTFLNLGSSYALQHATKPSTIGLVLASNPIALLAWIGEKFLAWTDEDPPLDEILTSVTLYWLTETFPRSIYPYRQLFTPGVVGAHENPEWYIKKHFGYSFFPKELAPIPQSWAKTTGTLEFYRQHESGGHFAAMEKPEVLLADVEDFLKQVWGQ from the exons ATGGCGTCCTTCGCAAGCCTTCCCGCCAACAGAAAGTCCACTCCAGCTCCCTTTACTGTGTCAGTTCCGGAGCAACAGCTTAGCGACTTTAAAACTATATTGAAGCTATCCAAGATTGGGCCAAAGACATACGAAAATGAATTGACAGATGGCCGATTTGGTATAAGCCGAGACTGGCTAGTTCAAGCCAAAGCAGAATGGGAGAACTGGGACTG GCGCAAATGTGAAGACCGCATCAACAGCTTTCCCAACTTCACTCTGCCTATCAAGGAGGGCGGGGATGTTTTCGATATCCATTTCGTTGCATTGTTCTCTCAAAAGCCCGATGCAattcctcttctctgcctGCACGGCTGGCCGGGTAACTTTTTGGAGTTTTATTCCATTCTGGAGATCTTAGCTCAGCACTACACCCCGGAAACACTTCCGTACCATATTGTTGTTCCTTCTTTGCCAGGCTATGCTTTCTCCTCGCCCCCACCTCTCACACGAGACTTTCAGCTTCAGAACATTGCGAGTATTATGAACACATTGATGATTGAGTTGGGATTTGGCAATGGCTATGCAGTTCAGGGTGGAGATATTGGTAGCAAGGTTTCGCGTGTTATGGCTGCAACTTTTGACACTGTCAAGGCTATCCATA TAAACTTCTGCATCATGCCCGAGCcagaggatatcaaggaCGCTCAGATTAGCGATATCGAGAAGGAGGGTCTGAAGCGAGCCGATACTTTCTTGAACCTCGGCTCTTCATATGCTCTTCAACATGCAACCAAGCCCAGTACAattggccttgtccttgcttCAAACCCAATTGCGCTTCTTGCATG GATTGGTGAAAAGTTTCTTGCTTGGACCGATGAGGACCCTCCgcttgatgagattcttACTTCAGTCACGCTATACTGGTTGACTGAGACATTCCCACGATCCATCTACCCATATCGGCAG CTGTTTACCCCCGGCGTTGTTGGAGCTCACGAGAATCCTGAATGGTACATCAAGAAGCATTTTGGCTACTCCTTCTTCCCGAAGGAGCTTGCACCAATCCCTCAATCTTGGGCTAAGACGACTGGCACTCTTGAGTTCTATCGCCAGCATGAAAGCGGTGGTCATTTTGCTGCCATGGAAAAGCCCGAAGTTTTACTTGCTGATGTGGAAGATTTCCTGAAGCAAGTTTGGGGGCAGTGA
- a CDS encoding nmrA-like family domain-containing protein yields the protein MASQHVSKTFIIGGTGVQGIPIVKALVNDKKYQVRVLTRDTSSRRANELLALGNVELLQGTLDNEETLRDGFKGCDGAFVNIDGFHTGEKAEMYWAIRTYEIAIEEGVKFFVYGSLPYALKLGGYDSKFNAGHMNGKGRIGQWILFQNIDNKDRMGASLFTVAPYIDMTIGAQTVMTPTIENGTLTWRVPLGASRMPLSCLEDCGHYVRWQFDNPERANGMDLVTAMEHISFKDLATAFENVTDHQAQYIDISLDEYWTTGALSGVAHSPVGAGVDPKDHNTMTMQQNFTGFWNVFKHELFKVDYDLLDEIFPERAKSAEDWFRQQDKVLQSSGKGGLWDRVQPENIWPVLKRSEDGGKK from the coding sequence ATGGCCTCACAACATGTCTCCAAAACCTTTATTATCGGTGGCACAGGAGTCCAAGGAATCCCTATCGTTAAAGCGCTGGTAAATGACAAGAAGTATCAGGTTCGGGTTTTAACTCGGGATACTTCATCTCGCCGCGCCAATGAACTTCTCGCTCTAGGCAATGTGGAACTGCTTCAGGGCACTCTCGACAATGAGGAGACTCTTCGTGACGGCTTCAAGGGCTGCGATGGAGCATTTGTCAACATCGACGGGTTTCACACGGGcgaaaaggccgagatgtACTGGGCCATCCGCACATATGAGATTGCTATTGAGGAAGGCGTCAAATTCTTCGTGTACGGCAGCCTCCCCTATGCACTTAAGCTGGGAGGTTATGATTCCAAGTTTAACGCCGGACATATGAATGGGAAAGGGAGAATTGGTCAATGGATTCTCTTCCAAAATATCGACAACAAAGATAGAATGGGCGCAAGTCTTTTCACAGTGGCTCCATATATCGACATGACCATTGGTGCTCAGACTGTCATGACACCGACCATTGAGAATGGGACTCTCACCTGGCGTGTCCCACTCGGTGCGAGTCGTATGCCGTTGAGCTGCCTCGAGGATTGTGGCCATTACGTCCGTTGGCAATTCGATAACCCTGAGCGTGCCAACGGTATGGACCTCGTAACTGCGATGGAGCACATCAGTTTCAAAGACTTGGCTACAGCATTTGAGAATGTCACAGACCATCAAGCACAGTATATAGATATATCATTGGATGAGTACTGGACCACGGGCGCCTTATCAGGAGTTGCACACTCACCAGTGGGCGCTGGAGTTGATCCAAAGGATCACAATacgatgacgatgcaacAAAATTTTACTGGATTTTGGAACGTCTTCAAACATGAACTATTCAAGGTAGACTATGATCTTCTAGATGAAATTTTCCCGGAGAGAGCCAAAAGCGCGGAAGACTGGTTCCGTCAACAAGACAAGGTATTGCAAAGTTCTGGGAAGGGAGGTCTCTGGGATAGAGTCCAACCCGAGAACATCTGGCCGGTTCTTAAACGaagtgaagatggaggaaagAAGTGA
- a CDS encoding voltage-dependent anion channel domain-containing protein: MDGTVKRTCAINGTKILPDSKNGTEDVTASLTTLLSPPDDVTVNPTVNAPQSEMDKMDISPPPLQKREKNIWIVVRAFTPAWFTMNMGTGIVSILLHNLPYNGAWLYWISVIFFVLNLTLFILFTVISALRYLIYPGLFMTMIRHPAVPLLSGAFPIALSTIVEMIVLVCVPAWGPWTVTLAWTLWWIDAAISIIICYWIPFVIMHTHDIKLATLSATWLLPIAAPIVASAIGAVVAEVLENEQHALWTLITSYFLWGTAMPLSLTCLVIFYQRLSMHNLPPPEAIVSMFLPVAPLGQGGYAIMQLGKVAAEVFPKTGTLSKMGTHSGEILYVIGWIVGFIMWANGLAWIFFALASISRRKFPFNIGWWGFTFPLGVWAGATIGIGQEMPSRFFNVLGTIASVVVTLLWIMVAIGTIRKIVDGKIFLAPDFEQWKKKKIQATEAA, encoded by the exons ATGGACGGCACTGTGAAGAGAACATGTGCTATTAATGGAACAAAGATTTTGCCTGATTCAAAGAACGGCACAGAAGACGTCACCGCCTCCTTGACAACTCTATTATCACCGCCCGACGACGTGACCGTAAATCCTACGGTTAATGCCCCGCAAAGCGAAATGGACAAAATGGACATTAGTCCGCCTCCCCTACAAAAGCGCGAGAAGAATATTTGGATCGTTGTTCGCGCGTTTACTCCAGC ATGGTTTACAATGAACATGGGCACTGGAATTGTttcgattcttcttcataatcTCCCATATAATGGCGCTTGGCTATATTGGAtttccgtcatcttctttgttctcaaCCTTACGCTATTTATCCTCTTTACGGTTATATCCGCTCTTCGGTACTTGATATACCCCGGGCTCTTCATGACCATGATCAGACACCCGGCAGTACCTCTCCTCTCGGGAGCATTTCCAATTGCTCTCTCTACGATCGTTGAAATGATTGTTCTTGTCTGCGTACCGGCATGGGGTCCCTGGACGGTTACATTG GCATGGACGTTGTGGTGGATTGACGCTGCTATATCGATCATAATTTGTTACTGGATACCATTTGTCAT TATGCATACCCACGACATCAAGTTGGCGACGCTTTCTGCAACTTGGCTTCTGCCTATCGCCGCTCCCATTGTTGCGTCCGCCATAGGCGCAGTTGTAGCCGAAGTCCTGGAAAACGAACAACATGCTCTATGGACACTCATTACATCATATTTTCTTTGGGGTACCGCAATGCCTCTGTCCCTCACCTGTCTGGTGATCTTCTACCAACGCCTTTCAATGCACAATCTGCCACCCCCTGAGGCCATTGTGTCCATGTTCTTGCCCGTGGCGCCTCTTGGTCAAGGCGGATATGCAATCATGCAGTTGGGAAAAGTCGCAGCAGAAGTTTTCCCTAAAACTGGCACTCTTAGCAAGATGGGCACCCACTCAGGAGAAATACTATACGTGATAGGCTGGATTGTTGGCTTCATCATGTGGGCAAACGGTCTGGCATGGATCTTCTTTGCTCTGGCCAGCATTAGTCGACGTAAATTCCCCTTCAACATTGGTTGGTGGGGGTTTACTTTCCCTCTTGGTGTATGGGCTGGTGCAACTATTGGGATTGGACAAGAAATGCCGTCCAGATTCTTCAATGTTTTGGGAACT ATTGCGTCGGTCGTAGTAACGCTGCTGTGGATCATGGTGGCCATAGGGACCATCCGGAAAATTGTAGATGGCAAAATCTTCCTGGCACCGGATTTTGAacagtggaagaagaaaaagatccAAGCCACAGAAGCGGCGTAA